One region of Oryza sativa Japonica Group chromosome 5, ASM3414082v1 genomic DNA includes:
- the LOC4338137 gene encoding glycine-rich RNA-binding protein GRP2A — protein MSAPWWDNDYNGRTGSDSKGQESRVYVGNLPYRADERSLKDSFSNYGAVSSEIAVDRETGRSRGFGFVSFQDSKSASDAIKGMNGQDIGGRNVIVQEAQPRSRR, from the exons ATGTCTGCGCCGTGGTGGGACAACGACTACAATGGCCGCACCGGCTCCGACTCGAAGGGGCAGGAGAGCCGCGTGTACGTCGGCAACCTGCCGTACCGCGCCGACGAGCGCTCCCTCAAGGACTCCTTCTCCAACTACGGCGCCGTCAGCTCCGAG ATCGCTGTGGACCGTGAGACGGGGAGGTCCCGCGGGTTCGGGTTCGTGAGCTTCCAGGACAGCAAGTCGGCGAGCGACGCCATCAAGGGCATGAACGGCCAGGACATCGGCGGCCGCAACGTCATCGTCCAGGAGGCCCAGCCGCGCTCCCGCCGCTGA
- the LOC4338138 gene encoding glycine-rich RNA-binding protein blt801, producing the protein MAAPWWDSEYKDRSSLEYRVYVGNLPYSVDEQTLMDYFADYGAISAEIAWDSEMGRPRGFGFVNFEDNESVNAAIHGMNGQDIGGRKVTVARAQMRPRRWRA; encoded by the exons ATGGCGGCGCCGTGGTGGGACTCGGAGTACAAGGACCGCTCCTCGCTGGAGTACCGCGTGTACGTCGGCAACCTGCCCTACTCCGTCGACGAGCAAACCCTCATGGACTACTTCGCCGACTACGGCGCCATCAGTGCCGAG ATCGCTTGGGACAGTGAGATGGGGAGGCCACGCGGGTTCGGGTTCGTCAACTTCGAGGACAACGAGTCGGTGAACGCCGCCATCCACGGCATGAACGGCCAGGACATCGGCGGCCGCAAGGTCACCGTCGCGCGGGCCCAGATGCGCCCCCGCCGCTGGAGGGCGTga